Genomic window (Chryseobacterium sp. H1D6B):
CATTGTAAAAACGTAAACTCTTCCGGCTTCAAGATTAGAATAATTATTTCTTGCAGTATCATCTGTGTATTTTGTAGTAGCACAAGATGAAATTAAAAATAAAGATGTTAATAAAGATGATTTTAAAAGTACAGATGCTTTCATTATTATTTTTTGTTTTTCAAATTTATAATTTTTTTTGAATATATGTTTTTGTAATTGAAAAATTATGATTAAAATTTATAAATTTCCAATAAATCTGCAATTTTTCTGTCATTTGCCAATCTTGGGATTTTATTTTGCCCGCCAAGTTTACCCTGAGATTTAGCATATTCATTAAAAGCACTTTTCTTCAATCTGATGATATGTAATTTTTGAAGAATATTTCCAGAAATTAAATCATCGTAATACGTGTTGCGTTTTCTTAATTCGTCATCAAGTACATTTCTGAAAGCCTCTAGATTTTCTGGCTCTTTTTCAAATTCAATAAACCATTCGTGGTAAGGAAGTCCTTCCTCAGGATTTACCTGGGGGGCAAGGTGGAATTCTGTAATTTGTGCAGGATATTTTTCTAAAGCAGCTTTCATGGCCTCTTCAATTTCAAAAGCAATCACATGTTCTCCAAATGCTGAGGTGAAATGTTTTGTTCTGCCGCTTACTAAAATTCTGTAAGGATTTTTATCAATGAACCTTACTACATCGCCGATTGAATAGGCCCACAAACCTGAATTGGTGGTTAAAATTAAGGCGTAATCTTTATTCAGCTCAATTTCCTTTAGCGTTAATCTTTTGGCGTTCGGTTTTCCGTACTCTTCCAATGGTACAAATTCATAAAAAATACCATGATTCGTTAAAAGTAAGAGCCCCTCTTTTTTATAGTCGTCCTGAAATGCAAAAAAACCTTCAGAGGCCGGAAAAGTCTGAATAATATCAACTTTTCCTCCCAGTAGTTCTTCCATTTTATCACGGTAAGGCTCATAGTTGACACCACCGGTCACGATCAACTGTAAGTTTGGGAAAATTTCCTTTATTTTTTTACTGTTTCTTTCAATTAATTTTTCAAAATACATGATCAGCCAAGGTGGGATTCCTGAGATCAGGGTCATGTTTTCTTTTTCCGTTTCCTCTACAATTTTATCAACTTTAGTTTCCCAGTCTTCTATAATATTGGTTTCCCAGCTTGGAAGACGGTTTTTCTGCAGGTAATTGGGGATGTGGTGGGCCACAATTCCTGAAAGTCTTCCTGTTTTTATGCCGTATATTTCTTCCAGTTCAGGGCTTCCCTGAAGAAAGATCATTTTTCCTTTAACAAAATCTGCATTGTTCTTTTTAGCGATATAATGGAATAAGGCACTCTGTGCTCCGGCAATTTGATACGGCATTCCTTCTTTAGAGATCGGAATGTATTTTGAGCCGGAAGTGGTACCGGATGTTTTGGCGAAATATTCAGGGGTGTCTGTCCAAAGAATGTTGGCCTGTCCTTTTTTTACTCTCTCAATGTAAGGTTTCAGATCCTCATAATCTGCGATACGTACTCTTTCCTGGAAGTCTTTAATGGAATGAATATTTTCAAAATCATGTTCCCTTCCAAAAAGAGTTTTCTTTGCTGTTTCTATAAAAGATAAAAGCAGGTCTTCTTGATTTTTTTGCGCATTCTGCTTAAATTCTTCGGCTTTTTGAACATGTTTTTTTGCCCAAATAAGTGCAGCATTTTTCTTGAGGAAGTTTAACATGGCTCAAATTTATAAATAACTAAATAAATTTATAGCATTTTGATACATATGAAATAAAAAAAACCGATGATTGTACTCATCGGTTCTTCGAAATTTGATTATGAAAATAACAACTATATGTTGAGTTTATTTGTTCTCTTTATACCTTTTATCAGGTGTGCCGTCTTTTTTCAAGTGCTGGCTGGTTTTGTATCTCTTATCAGGCGTTCCGTCTTTTTTCATTTTTACGCCGGATGCTGGAGTTGCAGCTGCAGGTTTTGCACTTTTAGCTGGGGCAGGAGTTACTGCTTTTGTGTTTTTTGCAGCTACCGGCGGAGTATGGGTAGCTTTTGCCGGAGCTGTCTGTTGAGCTGTTGCAAGGCCTAATCCTAAGATTATTGACATTGCGGTTAAAAATTTTTTCATAGGGATTTTGTTTATTTTTTCTTTGATTAAAGATATACAAAAATTAGGCTGAAAAAACTAGTTCTTAGAAACTTAACTAAAGTTTATTACAGATTAAAAAAATATTAAAGCAGGTTTTATATTCAAAAAAAACCTGCCTCCGTTCTGGAAGCAGGTTTGCATATCTATGAATATTTGATCTATCTTGTGCAATTGGCGGTCCATGTCTTGCCGTCTTTGATAAATAAAATTTTCAATTCATTATTGTCTATTCTAATATAAGAAGTACCGTTTGATCCTATCATTACCAGCGTGTGATCTCCCTGCTGCTCAAATTCGATTCCATTAAGATCAGGAATACTGTTTGAAAAGGCGAAATTGTATTTTGTTCCGCTGGCAATTTTGGTTACAAATACACTGCCGTCATTGGTGTTGATATTCGTAGATCCACCGTCATTGTAGGAAACGCTTCCTCTGTAGGTTCCTGCAAAAAAGTCGTTGTTGGTAGGGTCGTCATCTCTGCTGCAAGATGATAAAGCCGTGACGGCAAAAAAGACAAGCATGAACACTCCTAAAATTTTAGTTACTTTTTTCATAATATTATTTCTTTTATAGTTGTTAAAGTTAAACCTGCCAAACACTGTGCCATGCGGATTTACTGTGATTTTTTTTAACAAATAATTAAATATTTTAGTAAAAAATTACGATTTGATGTATTTGTAGTTATTTATTTTAATTTTTGAATCATTCTCAATTTTCATCTAAAGAAAAAAATATCCTTATCTTTGTGTAAGACAACGGTTTCGGAAAACTCCCGAAATCGCTTTTTCTGTTTATACTATATTATTTATGCAGTTAAAACCCATCAATGAAAAGTTTCTTCCAGATCTGCTTCAAAGAGAGTTTGGAAAAGAGATTTTTACTCAACTGGAAAACAATCAACATATTTCTGTAAAAGGAAGCGCAGGATCTGCAGCGTCTATTTTTGTCGCTGAACTTTTTCTTACACAGAAAAAAAATATTCTTTATTTAATTGATGATAAAGAAGATGCTCTGTATGCAAGCACTGAAATGGAAGACCTGCTGGGAAAAGATAAAGTTTTATATTTTCCAGCCACACATCTTGAGCCTTATCAAGTAGAAAAAACACAGAATGCCAATTTGGTGTTGAGGACAGAGGTTTTAAATAAAATAAACTCTAGCAAAGCTGTAAAAGTTATTGTTGCTTATTCAGGAGCTTTATCAGAAAAGGTTTTAAAAAAAGAAGATTTTAAAGCTATTTCACATCATATTAAAGTAGGAGACCAATTAGATTTTGATTTTGTAGATGAGCTTCTTACTCATTATAAGTTCCAGCAGACAGATTTTGTTTCTGAACCGGGAGAATTTTCTGTGAGAGGGGGGATTGTGGATGTGTTTTCTTATTCTTATGAAAAACCTTACAGGATTACTTTTTTTGGAAATGAAATAGAAAATATTAAAACTTTTGATATTGAGACCCAGCTCTCTATTGATAAAGTGAAAGAATTTCAACTGGTTTCAAATATGAATTTCTCAGTTTCGGGAAGCAGGGTTTCACTGCTTGAACTGCTGCCGAAAGACAGTTTTGTAGTTTCCAGAAATGGAATGGTCGGACTTCAGAAAATTAAAACATTCTATGAAAAATCTTTAGAAAAGTTTGAGACTTTAAGTAAGGATATTGCTCATAGAACGCCTCAGGAATTATTTATCTCTGATCAGGAATTTTTATTTGATTATAAAAAATTTAAGACTGTAGATTTCAGCAGCGTTGCTTTAGATGAAGTGAAAAATGTTGAAGTTAAGATCGAGCAGACTGCACAGCCTTCTTTTCATAAGAATTTTGAACTGCTGATCGAGGATTTAGAAGAGAAACAGGAGCAGGGATTTGATACATGGGTTTCCTTTTCTACCGATAAGCAGAAAGAAAGATTAGAATCGATTTTTGAAGAACTGGAACATGAAGTACCTTTTAAAAGCTTTAAATCTGAACTTCATGAAGGTTTTGTAGATTATGACCATAAACTTTTGGTCTATACAGATCATCAGATCTTTGACCGCTATCAAAGGTATAAGGCTAAAAATAATTTTGCAAAGTCTGAACAGCTTACCCTGAAAGATCTAATGTCCCTTAAAATAGGCGATTATATTGCGCACATCGACCACGGAATCGGGAAATTTATGGGTCTGGTGAAAGTAAACAACGACGGAAAGATTCAGGAATGTTTTAAACTGACTTATAAAAATGGAGACTTATTATATGTAAGCATCCACTCGCTCCATAAAATATCAAAATACAACGGGCCGGACGGAAAAGAAATAGTTCTCAGCAAACTTGGATCACCTGCCTGGAAATCTTTAAAACAAAAAACGAAAGCGAAAGTAAAACAGATCGCTTTCGACCTAATCCGATTATATGCCGAAAGAAAAACGGCAAAAGGATTTGCTTTTACTCCAGACTCTTATTTGCAGAATGAGTTAGAGGCTAGTTTTATTTACGAAGATACTCCAGATCAGGAAAAAGCTACTATTGATGTAAAAAGAGATATGGAGGCCGAAACCGTCATGGACAGATTGGTGTGCGGAGATGTAGGTTTTGGAAAAACAGAGGTTGCTGTGCGTGCTGCTTTTAAAGCGGCAACAGACGGTAAGCAGGTGGCTATATTAGTTCCTACAACGATTTTGGCATTTCAGCATTACAGGAGTTTTAAAGAAAGGCTTAAAGATTTTCCTGTAAATGTAGCTTATGTAAACAGGTTCAGGACAGCTAAACAGAAATCAGAAACTTTAGCGGCATTAAAAGACGGTAAAGTAGATATTATTATAGGGACTCATCAATTGGTGAGCACTAGTGTTAAATTTAAAGACCTTGGGTTACTAATTATTGATGAAGAGCATAAATTCGGAGTTTCAGTAAAAGACAAGCTGAAGACTATTAAAAATAATGTTGATACTCTTACTTTAACGGCTACACCAATTCCGAGAACGCTGCAGTTTTCTTTGATGGCAGCGAGGGATTTATCAGTTATTAAAACACCGCCGCCGAACAGACAGCCTGTAGATACTCAGATTGTAGGTTTTAATGAGGAGATTATCCGTGATGCTGTTTCTTACGAAATACAGAGAGACGGACAGGTTTATTTTATCAACAACAGAATTGAAAATCTGAAAGATATTGCAGGGCTTATTCAAAGGCTGGTTCCGGATGCAAGGGTAATTACCGGACACGGGCAGATGGAAGGAAAGCAGCTGGAGAAGAATGTTCTGGATTTTATGGAAGGGAAATATGATGTTCTTGTTTCTACAACGATCGTTGAAAGCGGGGTTGATGTCCCGAATGCAAATACTATCTTTATTAATGATGCTCAAAGATTTGGAATGGCAGATCTCCATCAGATGAGAGGAAGGGTAGGACGGAGCAACAGGAAAGCTTTTTGCTATCTGATAACACCGCCTTATGATATGATGACTGCAGATGCGAGAAAGCGTCTGGAAGCCATTGAACAGTTTTCGGACCTGGGAAGCGGATTTCAGATTGCAATGAAAGATCTTGAGATTCGGGGAGCCGGTGATCTGTTAGGTGCTGAGCAGAGTGGATTTATCAATGAAATGGGCTTTGAAACCTATCAGAAATTAATGCAGGAGGCATTAGAAGAGCTGAAAGATGATGAAGATTTCGAAAACTTATTTGATAATGAAGAAGACAGACAAAAACTTTTCAAATCTGTAAAAGAAGTAAATATTGATACCGATCTGGAGCTTATGCTTCCTGATTTTTATATTTCAAGTACAGAAGAAAGACTGCAGCTTTATCAAAAGCTTGCTGAAATAGATAATGAGAAAGATCTGCAGCAATTTGAGTCAGAATTGATAGACCGTTTTGGGGAGCTGCCAAAAGAAGCTGTGAATTTGTTAAAAAGTGTTTCGCTGAAATGGCTGGCGTCAGAAATTGGATTTGAGAAAATAGTGATGAAAAATGGGGTGTTCTTAGGATACTTTCCAGGCAATCCACAAGATAAGTTTTACCAGACAGATAAGTTCAGACACATTATCAATTATTTAACCCAAAACCCCGTACAGGCCCAGCTGAAGGAGAAAGCAGGTAAGGAGGGGAATAATCTGATGATGCGAAAAGATAAGGTGAAAAACGTTGATGAGGTGAATATTTTATTAAGGTCTATTCTCAATATTTAAATTTTCACTGACCGTTGAATAATAAGTCTACTTTTATAATGTATTTTTTTTTACTTTAAAATGTTAAAAATTAGGGTTTTAAATTAAGAATTTGTACCTTTGCGGTCCTTATTATGAAAAACACCATTTATTATTTCGTGGCCGGGTTATGTTCGGTTTTCACACACGCTCAGGTGGGAATTGGCACTAGTGCTCCCAAATCGACTCTCGATGTAAACGGGAAATCCACCATAAGAAAAGAACTTAGAGTAGGCGGTACTTCAACCCAAGTAGGAAACGCTGGGTTAAACGGCCAAGTTTTGGTTTCACAAGGAGAAGGTTTGCCTGCTGCTTGGAAACCTTTGAATGTCTCCTTCATGGAGGAAGGGCAGTACAAATTAATCAATTCGTACCTGTCATCGGATCAAGCTGGTATTACAACACTTTCTAACGGGGTTTCAGGCGACGGCGTTTATAAAAACAATGTTGGCGATGATATTACCGATACAAGTAAAGGAAAATGGAATAAAATCGCCGGGCTGGAAAATAATTTCACAATTAAAAACGGAAAAAACCGTCTTACTTACCAATTTCAAACTGGTATTGAGATGAAAGCTCCTGCAGCGGCAACGTCTCAGAGCATTAGTTTTACGTGTGGTGTATTTAGAAATAGTAAACTTGTAGCTGTGCGCCCTGATAAGCTTTCTTCTACTAACAATACAGATAAACTAGGAATTCAAGATTATATTTTTACGCTTAATTATACGGAACAGGACGTTCCGGTAGGTGCCCAAAAGATTGAGGTTGCATGCAGAAAGATGGATACGTCTAACTCTGCTTCCCAATTCGCAATTGGACGAAATGTGTCAGATACCAACAACGTATCTAATGCATTTACATTAGAGTCTGCAATGAAAATAGACGTTATTGAATATGTAACCTACAAAGCAAATTAATTAAGTGATGAAAAATATATTATCAATGCTGTTTTTAGCAGCAGGACTGTCTTTGTCTGCACAAATAGGCATAAGTACTGATAAGCCTAAATCTGGATTAGATGTAAACGGAGATTATAATCTTAGAGGTAAAATAGCCGTATTAAATGTTATCGACAATAAACTCATGGAGGGAACGAATGATCAGGTACTTGTTTCTCAGGGAGAAGGATATCCCCCAATCTGGAAAACACTCCGTATTCCAGAATATGAACCGAATAAATTTTATTTGATTTTTAATAACTCTTTCTCGGATAAAACCGGAGTTACATTTTCAAATACTGAAGATGCTACTACTACTGCAAATGCACGTTCTACTACTTTTACAAAAGGAAATGCGTTCACTGCTTTTACAGGGTTTAAAAAAATAACGTCTTTATCACAGCCTATCAATGTGTATAGTACAGAGAGCAAAACGTATTTTCAATTTGAAACAGTAGTACATGCTAATTTCCCGGCAAATGGTACTACAGATACATCAATTGATTATGCCTGCGGAATTTTTGTAGATGATAAATTAGTGAACCTGAGACAAGGGAACCTGAAAGCGAGCAGTGCGAGTAATCCTTTCTTAACCCATAATCAGATCGGTATGGTTGAAAACCTTTCAAAAGGACAGCATACAGTAAGTGTAGCGTGCTCAAGACTGAAGTCATATAATACAGCTACAGGATCGATATTAGGTATCGGGATCAATGTAGCAAGTAATATTGACAGCTTTATTGCGCAGTCTTCTCTTAAAGTAGATGTTTATGAAGTACCTCAGGTGTTTAATACAATTACAAACTAAATCATGAAAAAAATATTCTTTATAACATCGCTGTTGTTTGCAGCTTTGTACAGTTCTCAGGTAGGAATAAATACTACCGCGCCAGTCAATACTTTAGATATTAATGCGGATTTAAATGTAAGAAAGGAAATAAGAACCGGAGGAACCAACACCGTGAAAGGATCTGCCGGAACAGCAGGATATATTTTCCACAACAGCAGTGATTTGACTACTAATGACTGGAAAAATATAAAAATTGCAGACGGACAGGGAAGTATGTCATTGTTTTCAATGAATACTGTTGCAGATAAAACAGGTGCTACTTTCAGCGGTGCAAATGGAGCGACGACTCCTTATACAGAAGGTGCTGCTTTGGACGCTACATGGACTGTTTTGACAGGTGCTGTAGATAAATTCTCAGTAACAAAAGCAACTAATAAGGTCGTTTTTACTTTTCAGACAACAGCACAAAAAACGGCTAATACTACAGCTTCTATAAGTTTTGCATGCGGGATTTTTGTGGATGATAAGCTTACTGCGGTAAGAACAGATGTTTTATTAGGAGCAGACGGTACCAATAAGATCTTTAATCTTAACGCTACTCTTACGAATGTAACTCCTAAAAACAATTATACCGTAAAAGCAGCTTGTGTAAAAAGAAATTTAAATGCCGGAACATTAGGAATAGGAACAGCAGTTAATGCAACCTATCTTAATGCAGATATGTCACAGTCTGTACTGACGACGTCTGTATTACAGCCTTACTAATTTTCTTTCATTCATAAAGATAATCTAAGATCTAAAGACTGTGTTTTTAGATCTTTTTTTTATTAAAGCTGGTTCGATTTTCAAAACTTCAGTTTTATATTAAGATCAGGAAATTAAATACGCATCTATCTCTTTATAAGTGATATTTATATTTGCTGGTTTTATTATAATATGAATAAAAATGTGCTTTTTATTCAAAAAAAAATTATATTTGTGGAAAAATAAATAATCCCCTTGGAAATGAAGAAACTTTTCTATTTTATTTTATTATTAGCAGGTATTTCCTCTATACATTCTTGTAAGGAACTATTAGATGAAGATGGAAATCCATTAATTGACCTAAATAATAATACCGGTTTGAACGGCCCAAGAGCATTATATAGAGAAATCACAGATGCAGATACTATTGCAGAATATCATTATAATGGGCTTCTTTTATCTAATGTTATAGGAAAGAAAAAGAAATCTGCTACCAACGTCATGTACAGTGGAAATCTAGTAAGTAAAATTACTTATAATGGTTTTCTGGATAAAAATGATGGAACTATGGATACAGATAGTACTGCCTATACCCAGCTTTTCACTTACAATAATTCAGGAAGACTAGAATCTATTGCAGAAACGCGTCAGGTATACAGCCCGGGTACTGGAACGCCTCCGGGACCTTTTACGCTTACGAGAAAAACTAAGACTCTTTACAATTTAAAATATGTAACGGCAACCAGCAAGCTGGACAGTATCATTATGAGAACCGGCGAAGACACTGGAGGAGGCCAATTTGCTTACACTAATTATTCAAAAACTGCTTATCAATATTTAGGAGATAACATATCTAAAGTAATAAGACATTATGGTCCGATGACCAATGGGGTAATGGGTAATCCTGTTTCAAAATATGGGTATGAATTTTTAAATTATGATAATCAGATCAGTCCGTATACATTGATTCCTACTGCTTATAAAATATCAGTAATATTGTCAACGGAAGCTAATGATGTGAGAAGTTTAATGCTGTCTCCGAATAGTCCTCAAAGATATTCAGTTACAGATCTTACATTACCTATTCCGGCACCTGCTATATTTACTACCAATTACAGCTACGACCCTCAGACCTATATGATCAGAGGATATGGAGTAAATTACTTCTACAAACCTTTATAAGAAATAATTTTCAACAATATTTGAACTCAATTCTTCCGGGAATTGAGTTTTTTATTTTTTATCCCTTAATTTTGCAAAAAATTTATAATGAAGTATTTAATTGTCGGTTTAGGAAATAAAGGTTCAGAATACGAAAATACACGTCATAATATAGGTTTTAAAGTAGCGGAAAAAATTGCGGAAACGCTGGAAGCTTCTTTTAATACAACGAACTTCGGCTGGATGGCAGAAGGGAAGTATAAAGGAAGAAAAGTCTTTATTTTAAAGCCGGATACTTATATGAACCTTTCTGGAAATGCTGTGAAATACTGGATGCAGAAGGAAAATATCCCATTGGAAAATGTTTTGATTATTGCAGATGACCTGGTACTGCCTTTTGGCACCTTGAGAATGAAAATGAAAGGATCAGATGCCGGCCATAATGGTCTTAAAAATATTCAAGAGGTCTTACAGACACAGAACTATGCAAGACTCCGTTTTGGGATCTCTGCGGAGTTTTCCGAAGGGCGTCAGGTTGATTATGTCCTCGGAACCTGGAATGCAGAAGAAACAGAAAAACTTCCGGAAAGAATTGAGACGTTTTCTAAAGCATGCCTCTCATTTGTTTTTGCAGGGATAAATAATACAATGTCTGCTTTTAACGGGAAATAGTTTTTTCTATTACTATTCTGGCAGTATAATACATATAGATAAACAGATCTAATAAATAAAAGACCATCGATATTTCGATGGTCTTATTTTGTACTTTTTAATTAATTTCCAATCTATATCATTACATAGCCCTTTTATGGGTGATTATAATGTGGGAATCTTCAGCTTTCTCATAGTCTCTATAGGACGTTTTAAAACCTAAAAGTTCTACATTAATATCTTCTTCTTTTGCTCTTATATTAGCGAAATCCTGAATCATTTCTAATACATCTGTAGCAATATAAGAAGTTCCTCTAGCATCAATAATAACCGATGAATTAGACTTGATATTTTTTAATGTTTTTTTGATTGCGGCCTTGTTCAAGAAAGAGACTTCCTCAGCAAGTTTAATATTAATGCCGTCTGCATCATTCAGTTTTTCTCTGCTTAAATAATAAGCACGCTTCATATTTCCCTGAAGGATATAGAAAATTGAAATAGCCAGACCAATTCCTACTCCTTTCAACAGGTCGGTAGCTACTATTGCAGCTACTGTAGCCACAAAAGGAATAAACTGGAATTTTCCTAGATCCCAGAAATGTTTGAATGTTGCCGGCTTAGCCAGTTTATATCCTACCAATATTAATACTGCGGCAAGTGTTGCAAGAGGAATTAAGTTTAACAAGAAAGGAATTGATAATACACATACTAAAAGCAGCATTCCGTGGATCATTGCTGAAACCTTAGATGTTGCTCCTGCATTAGCATTGGCAGAACTTCTTACCACTACTGAGGTCATAGGAAGTCCTCCAATAAATGAACTTATTAAATTTCCGATTCCCTGGGCTTTAAGTTCCAGATTGGTATCTGTGATTCTTCTTTGCTTGTCTAATCTGTCTGAAGCTTCAATACAAAGCAGTGTTTCAATGGATGCCACGATCGCAATAGTTGCCCCGACGATCCATACCTTAGGATTCGTAAACCCGTTAAAGTCCGGCATAACAATCATATTTTTGAAATCATCAATTGTTTTAGGAACCGGCAGAGAAACTAAATGTTTCGAACCAATCGCTAATGAACTTCCTGTCATTTTGAAGAATTCATTTAATAAAATACCTGCTGCTACAGCAACTAATGCTCCTGGAAGCATTTTCATTCTTTTTAAAACCGGAATACGGTCCCAGGCTAAAAGAACACCTACAGAAACTAAAGTGACAATAATTGCTCCTGGATGAACTGCTCCTAATAATTCCGTAAAATAATTAAAATTAATGCCATTACTGAAAAATGATTCACTGCCTTCATAATCATTATCAAATCCCAATGCGTGAGGGATTTGTTTTAAAATGATAATAATCCCAATTGCAGCAAGCATTCCTTCAATTACGTTATTGGGAAAATAATTTGAAATACTTCCAGCTTTTATAAATCCCAAAATTAATTGAAGTAAACCTGCAATGATTCCGGCACATAAGAAAAGCTCAAATGCCCCCAGATCTGTAATTGCCGTTAAAACAATAGCTGTCAACCCGGCAGCAGGGCCGGATACTGAAATATTTGAATTACTAAGGAATCCTACTACTAAACCTCCTACGATACCTGAAATGATTCCAGACAAGGGCGGAGC
Coding sequences:
- the pth gene encoding aminoacyl-tRNA hydrolase, translated to MKYLIVGLGNKGSEYENTRHNIGFKVAEKIAETLEASFNTTNFGWMAEGKYKGRKVFILKPDTYMNLSGNAVKYWMQKENIPLENVLIIADDLVLPFGTLRMKMKGSDAGHNGLKNIQEVLQTQNYARLRFGISAEFSEGRQVDYVLGTWNAEETEKLPERIETFSKACLSFVFAGINNTMSAFNGK
- a CDS encoding GH3 auxin-responsive promoter family protein encodes the protein MLNFLKKNAALIWAKKHVQKAEEFKQNAQKNQEDLLLSFIETAKKTLFGREHDFENIHSIKDFQERVRIADYEDLKPYIERVKKGQANILWTDTPEYFAKTSGTTSGSKYIPISKEGMPYQIAGAQSALFHYIAKKNNADFVKGKMIFLQGSPELEEIYGIKTGRLSGIVAHHIPNYLQKNRLPSWETNIIEDWETKVDKIVEETEKENMTLISGIPPWLIMYFEKLIERNSKKIKEIFPNLQLIVTGGVNYEPYRDKMEELLGGKVDIIQTFPASEGFFAFQDDYKKEGLLLLTNHGIFYEFVPLEEYGKPNAKRLTLKEIELNKDYALILTTNSGLWAYSIGDVVRFIDKNPYRILVSGRTKHFTSAFGEHVIAFEIEEAMKAALEKYPAQITEFHLAPQVNPEEGLPYHEWFIEFEKEPENLEAFRNVLDDELRKRNTYYDDLISGNILQKLHIIRLKKSAFNEYAKSQGKLGGQNKIPRLANDRKIADLLEIYKF
- the mfd gene encoding transcription-repair coupling factor → MQLKPINEKFLPDLLQREFGKEIFTQLENNQHISVKGSAGSAASIFVAELFLTQKKNILYLIDDKEDALYASTEMEDLLGKDKVLYFPATHLEPYQVEKTQNANLVLRTEVLNKINSSKAVKVIVAYSGALSEKVLKKEDFKAISHHIKVGDQLDFDFVDELLTHYKFQQTDFVSEPGEFSVRGGIVDVFSYSYEKPYRITFFGNEIENIKTFDIETQLSIDKVKEFQLVSNMNFSVSGSRVSLLELLPKDSFVVSRNGMVGLQKIKTFYEKSLEKFETLSKDIAHRTPQELFISDQEFLFDYKKFKTVDFSSVALDEVKNVEVKIEQTAQPSFHKNFELLIEDLEEKQEQGFDTWVSFSTDKQKERLESIFEELEHEVPFKSFKSELHEGFVDYDHKLLVYTDHQIFDRYQRYKAKNNFAKSEQLTLKDLMSLKIGDYIAHIDHGIGKFMGLVKVNNDGKIQECFKLTYKNGDLLYVSIHSLHKISKYNGPDGKEIVLSKLGSPAWKSLKQKTKAKVKQIAFDLIRLYAERKTAKGFAFTPDSYLQNELEASFIYEDTPDQEKATIDVKRDMEAETVMDRLVCGDVGFGKTEVAVRAAFKAATDGKQVAILVPTTILAFQHYRSFKERLKDFPVNVAYVNRFRTAKQKSETLAALKDGKVDIIIGTHQLVSTSVKFKDLGLLIIDEEHKFGVSVKDKLKTIKNNVDTLTLTATPIPRTLQFSLMAARDLSVIKTPPPNRQPVDTQIVGFNEEIIRDAVSYEIQRDGQVYFINNRIENLKDIAGLIQRLVPDARVITGHGQMEGKQLEKNVLDFMEGKYDVLVSTTIVESGVDVPNANTIFINDAQRFGMADLHQMRGRVGRSNRKAFCYLITPPYDMMTADARKRLEAIEQFSDLGSGFQIAMKDLEIRGAGDLLGAEQSGFINEMGFETYQKLMQEALEELKDDEDFENLFDNEEDRQKLFKSVKEVNIDTDLELMLPDFYISSTEERLQLYQKLAEIDNEKDLQQFESELIDRFGELPKEAVNLLKSVSLKWLASEIGFEKIVMKNGVFLGYFPGNPQDKFYQTDKFRHIINYLTQNPVQAQLKEKAGKEGNNLMMRKDKVKNVDEVNILLRSILNI
- a CDS encoding SulP family inorganic anion transporter yields the protein MKKANSLLGGIKENFPAGLVVFLVALPLCLGIALASGAPPLSGIISGIVGGLVVGFLSNSNISVSGPAAGLTAIVLTAITDLGAFELFLCAGIIAGLLQLILGFIKAGSISNYFPNNVIEGMLAAIGIIIILKQIPHALGFDNDYEGSESFFSNGINFNYFTELLGAVHPGAIIVTLVSVGVLLAWDRIPVLKRMKMLPGALVAVAAGILLNEFFKMTGSSLAIGSKHLVSLPVPKTIDDFKNMIVMPDFNGFTNPKVWIVGATIAIVASIETLLCIEASDRLDKQRRITDTNLELKAQGIGNLISSFIGGLPMTSVVVRSSANANAGATSKVSAMIHGMLLLVCVLSIPFLLNLIPLATLAAVLILVGYKLAKPATFKHFWDLGKFQFIPFVATVAAIVATDLLKGVGIGLAISIFYILQGNMKRAYYLSREKLNDADGINIKLAEEVSFLNKAAIKKTLKNIKSNSSVIIDARGTSYIATDVLEMIQDFANIRAKEEDINVELLGFKTSYRDYEKAEDSHIIITHKRAM